The Paenibacillus beijingensis nucleotide sequence GACGGAATGCCCCGGATCGGATCCGATCCGAACTGATTGACGGGCCCAGCATTATAACAACATGGAAGAAGGAGGGAGAGCCATGACGGACGAAGAGCTGCTGCAGGGGATGGCGCGCGGCGATCAGGCGTGCTTCGAAGCGCTCATTCACCGTTATCACGCACCGCTTTCCGGGTATTTGCAACGGCAGCTGAAAGATACGGGCCGCGCCGAAGACATGGTGCAGGAAACCTTTTTGAAGCTGATCCGGCAGCTGCAGATGGGCCGGATACCGGGCAACGTGCAGGCGTGGTTGTACCGGGTTGCCGCGAATCAATGCCGGGACTACTGGAAAAGCGCCGCTTACCAGACCGACAAAAACCGGTTCGGCGAACCGCCGGAGCGGCGCGACGAGCGCCCTTCCGTAGTCGAGCTGGCGGAACGTCAGGAAACCCGCAAAGAGATTATGGAATCGCTGGACGGGCTGCCCCTGGTTCAGAAAGAAGTGGTGATGCTCCGCTTCTACCAGGACTTGAAGCTGCAGGATATCGCGGATATTTTGCAGCTGCCGCTCGGATCGGTCAAAACTCATTTATATAAAGGCCTGCGCACGTTAAAAAGCCGCATCAGCGCGGAGACGGCGGACCTAGGCACAACGCAAGGAGGAGAGCAGAATGAGCGTGCCAAACGACAATGAACTGAAACAGCTTGAACAAGAGATGCACGATTCGTTATCCCGGCTCGTTGTCCGTCCGGTTGCTTCGGAAGATACGGTGCGCCTGCTGCGCGCGCTTCAGCCCGCTTTTGACGAATTGAAGCCCTCTTTAAGCTCGGATACCGCCGGTATGACCGACATAAGCAACGATTATCCCGCCAGGCGCCCTTCGCTGTCCAAACTGGTAGCGAACCAGCTCAGTTCCTACTCCCGGTCCTATTGGCTGGCCAGCACGGGGTTGTTCGTCATGCTCCTGTTTATTTTGCCTAAAGGGGAAGAATATTCGTATTTGAACGTGCTGAACATCGGCAGCACCCTCGCGATGTTTATGCCGATGATTTTTTTGGCGGGGCTGCTGTACAGCTTCCGTTCCTGGAATAAGGAAATGCGCATGATCGAAAGCATTACGCCTTACCCTCCCGCTCTGCTGCTTATGTGCCGGATCATGATCACTTCAGGCTTGAATATTTTATTCGGCGCCTTCGTCTCGCTCTATCTGCTGACGCGGCTCGACCGGTTTCCGCTGCTGCCTTTCATGCTCCAATGGCTCTCCCTGATCTCGCTGATCAGCGGCGTTGCGGCGTTTGTCATGATGCGCATCGGAATTAAGAGCGCTTTTGCCGTCGGCGCGCTGTTCTGGATGGGTTGGAACGTGCTCGACTATATGATGCGCAGTCCGCAGCCCGGACTGGAATGGCTGCTGGATCTCCGCACCGCCATTTACGTCGGCTCGCTTGTCTTCGGCATTACGCTGGCGGTTCTGGCGTACCGGCGCAGTCTGCTCATGAAGGCAATCGTTTGAAAGGAGGCTCTGACCGTATGCTTGAGCTTAAGCAGGTGCGCTGGCACCGCCAAGGGTATGGATTTACGCTGGCAATGCCGAACCTGATATTCCGCAGCGGAATTACGCTGCTTGCGGGCTCCAACGGCTCCGGCAAAACCTCCCTGCTGCAGCTGCTCGCAACAGCCGCTTTTCCTTCCGAGGGAATGATCCGGTACGGCGACATGACGACAGACCGTCATCTGCCGGCTATCCGCGCCTCCATCGGTTTCGTCCCGACCGGTCTGGAGTTGTACGAAGATATGACATGCGAGAAGATTCTGCGCTATTTGGCGGAGCTGAAAGGGGAAACGAGCCGGATCGAACACGAACGGCTGCTCGAAACGTTTCATTTAAACGAGTTCCGCAAGCGCAAAATCAAGTCGCTCGCGCATGGCGTCCGCCAACGGATCGCGCTGGCGCAGGCATGGATCGGTTCGCCCTCCTATATTTTTTTGGACGAACCGCTCAACGCCATGGACTCGCTGGAGAGACTGCGGTTTATCCGCTACTTGTCGGCTTATGCGCGCGATAGGGTCGTAATCGTATCTACCCATGAGCTTAACGAGTGGGATGCATGGGCGGGCCGCATATTATGGCTGCGTAATGGGCGCCCCGGCTTTCACGGCACTACCGAGGAATGGTGCCGCTCGCTGCCCCTGTCGATCTGGGAGGGAGCGGTAACCGCAGCCGATTATGAATCGCTGCCTCCGGCAAGCGTGCTGCAGGTTCGGCCCGAAGGCGCGACTCTCAGCGTACGCATTATTGCCGGCGAGCAACCCGGGCCGTTGTTTAAGCGGCAGCCGCCGACACTCGAGGACGCGTACTTCATTCGCAGCCGCGCCGTATAACGCTGGCGGACGACAGGGTTGAAAGCGCTGCGGCGGCCTTGTACAATAACGTTAACTATGCCGAATTTCCGCGGAGCGGGAAAGCGGCGGTTCAAACACCTGAGATTAGCGGCGCACCAAGCGCATAACGGAAAGGGGAAGCGGCCCGTGGACACATTCGTCCTGCTATCATTGGAAATTGGCCATGCCGATTGGCGGCGCAGCCTTCATTTTGCGACAGCGGAGCTGGTCCTCCTTACCGAGATGGGATCAAGACTGTGGTACATCGATGTGAACGGGATTTCCGAGAAGGATCTTCTGTCTTACTTTAGCAGCAGCGAAGACATTAAAGTGGAGCTGACCGCAACGACGGCCGGAGGACGAGTTGTAAGCGGAACCGGTTTTTTTCATCCCAATACGGTTCTTCCGGCAGCTGCCATCCGCGGGGACGGCGAACTGAAAGGAATTTCATGAATCTGAACTAACTATTATCGCTGTCCGAAGCCACACCTTCATTGATGATTGGGCTGCTTGGGATTAGAGGAACAAAAGCCTGCAAGCCGTTTTGACACGGTTTGCAGGCTTTTTTTTTGCGGCTGCGAAAGCTGCATGCGTATGCCGTCGAAGTGATGCCAATTCCCAAGTCCATGCTTAAAATTGGACAAATAGGGTATAAGAATAGTGTTGGGAGGCGATTGACATGATGATAAGCGCTCTGGAAGACCGTCTGTACACGATATTTTTTTATGTGATGGTGGTTGGCGGCGTTATTGGCATGGGCTGGTGGATCCATTTTTTAAGCAAACGGGCTGCAAAGAACAAACCGAACAAATAATGAAAGGCACCATTGTCGAACGCAAATAACCCGGACGTCGTAAACGCCCGGGCATTCGGTCCTAATTTATTTGGAATGAACGACTTCAGGCGTCGTCAGCTTATCGTAGAAATCGACGCTTTTATCCTTGTCCGGAGTATCGCGCAGAGCCATGGCGGAGCGCGGATGCTCGTCCAGCATTCCGGTAATCATGTAAGGAATAATGTAGCCCCACTCTTCTTTTTCGCGAAGCGGGATCATGTGCTTCTCGATCATGTCCAGTACGGGACGAATATTGTACTTCGCGTTCGGCAGATGCGCGACCAGCAGCTCGGTATTGCAGTTGCCCGCTGCGCGGCCCATGCCGTATACGGAAGAATCGAGCAGCTCAACGCCTTTATCGACCGCAACAAGCGTGTTCGCAAAGGCGAGCTGCATGTTGTTGTGCGTATGGACGCCAAGACGCTTGTTCGGCAGGTGCTCCTTGAATTTGTCGATCAGGTAGCTCATGTCGGTCGGCTTCAAGCTTCCGTACGAATCGACGATATAAACGTAATCCACGACGCTTTCGCGGATAAGCTCGAACGCTTCGATCAGCTGATTCTCCATCACATTGGAGAGCGCCATAATGTTCAGCGTCGTCTCGTAGCCGCGTTCATGGAACAGGCTGACAAGCTCCAGGGCCTTGTCCACGTCCTGAATGTAGCAGGCAACGCGGATGAGATCGAGCAAGCTTTCGGAACGCGGAAGAATGTCGTTCTCGTCCACGCGGCCGATATCGACAAGTGCGGAAAGCTTCGTTTTGCCTTTGTTCGGGATGACCGTGCGGAGAAAATCATCATTCAGGAAACGCCAAGGGCCAGCGGAGTCGGCTCCTTTCAGCAGCTTCGGAGAATTTTTGTAACCAATTTCCATATACTCGACGCCGGCTTCGTTTAAGCTGTTGTACAGATGCTGCACGAATTCGACGCTGAAATCCCAGTTGTTGACGAGTCCGCCGTCGCGGATCGTGCAGTCTACGATCTTGCAATGGCATGCTTTTGCAGACATATTATTGTTGCTCCTTTGACATTTGAACATGAGTTCTTTTCTAATACATTAAATAATACTTGAAAAAATCAAAGAACGCAAAGTAAAATTTGACCGTCTTCGACTTCTTCCTTCCTTATTCGCCCGTTATTCTTCCTTATTCGCCCGCCGTCAGCAGTTCGGCTAACGTTCTGGCCATGACGCCGGTGGCGCCTTTCGGTTCCCAGCCCCGGCTTTTCTTCAGGAAAGCCGTTCCGGCAATATCCAGATGCACCCACGGCTTCTCCTGCGCGAACGCTCCGATAAATAAGCCGCCGGTAATCGCGCCGCCTTGCCGCCCTCCGCTATTCTTCAGATCGGCGGCATCGCTGTCGAGCAGCTTCCGGTATTCGGGGTACGAAGGAAGCGGCCAAATTCGTTCACCCGCTCTGCGTCCGGCCGCCTGCACGCTTTGCAGCAGCACCTCGTCGTTCGTTACCGCGCCGGTCGTCACATCGCCGAGCGCCACGACGCACGCGCCGGTCAATGTCGCCACGTCCACCAGCCGCGTTGCGCCGCGGCGAATCGCCGTCGTTAGTCCGTCCGCCAGCACAAGCCTGCCTTCGGCATCGGTGTTAACCACTTCGATCGTCGTGCCGTCCATCGCCGTAATGACGTCCCCGGGCTTCATCGACCGGTCCGAAGGCATATTCTCGGCAGTCGGAATGACGGCGACCACATTGACCTCCGGCTTCAGCTGGCCGATAATTTTCATCGCTCCCAGCACGGCCGCCGCGCCGCCCATATCGGAAATCATTTCTTCCATGCCGGCCGCCGTCTTCAGCGAAATGCCGCCGGTATCGAACGTAATGCCTTTGCCGATCAGCCCCCACACCTGATCATTGTCCGCAGCTCCTTTGTAATGAAGCACGACCATTCGCGGCGGATTCGCGCTGCCTTGGCCCACTGCGAGCAGTGCGCCTATTCCCTGCTCCGCCGCATCCCATTCGTCCAGCACTTCGCTTTCCAAACCGTATTCCGCAGCAAGCGACTCGGCATGCCCCGCCAGTTTCTCCGGCGTCAGCTCGTTGCCCGGCAAATTCGTCAGCTCGCGGGCGAGCAGCACGCCGCTGGCGAATATTTCTCCCCTGCTCACACCTTCCGCCCATAGCGCTGAAATGGTATCGGCCGGTTTCTCCTGAAAGACAAACGTCACCGTGCGCCCGGTTTCGCCCTCACCGGCTTCTTTGCCGCTCCGTTTGGAGCGCTCATTCAAGCCGAGCAGCAGCCCTTCGGTGAGCGCTTGCGCAGCCTGTCCCGTGGTGCAGCCCAGGGCTCCCGCATACAGAGAGGTCGGAAGCAGGAAGCGCACCTTTTCCGCTTTCAACCGTTTGATCGCCCGTGCCGCTGCAGCTCCCAGCAGCCGCAAATCATCCGCTGTCACCGCCTTGCCGCTCAGCCCGATATATACGGCGTGCAAAGCGGGATACAAGCCCAGCGTCGGGATCGCTTCCGTCTGTTCCGCTTTCGCCTTGAACAGTCCCCGCGCGTGCAGCGCCTTCAGCGCTTCGTCAAGCTGCGGGTGCAGCCACGGACCGGCCTCCGGCGCATTCAGCTCCTCGGGGCTGATCGGCCGGATTACAGCATCGGAACCGATGCCGGCAGTGTCAAGCTCTTCATATGTAAATGTAATGCTCACAATTATTCCCCGCTTTCAAATCGATGGATAGGATGAGCAACTGTCCCACGATATCTATATTGGAAATAGAAAAAATTAGAACCGGGCGGCTCATTACCCGATTCTAATCCTTTACTCTGCAATTGGCAAATAAATATTAAAAGCTGTTCCTTCTCCGGCGCGGCTGTTTACCCGGATCGAACCGCCGTGATTGCGAATGATACGGTAGCTTACCGATAACCCGAGACCGGTGCCCTCCTGCTTGGTCGTAAAAAAAGGATCGAACAATCGGCTCATCGTTCCTCTGTCCATCCCTTTACCGTTGTCCCGCACCGTTATTTCGGCAAAACCGGTTTCTTTGCGGACGACGACATCAATCCGTCCTCTGCGCTCTCCATGGATTTCTTCAATGGCATCCATTGCATTTTTGAAAATATTAAGGACGACCTGCTTCACCTGTTTCACGTCAATGGCGACAAGCATATCGTTATCGTACGTTTCCAGCTGAATTTGGCATCCGTGCAAATTCGCTTCGCTTTCGCTGAGCAGGATGACCTCCTTGAGCAGAGCCATAATCGATACGGATTGCTTCATCGGAGCGGTCGGTTTGGACGAGTTCAGAAATTCATAAATAATATCGTTGGCCCGATCGATTTCCGTCAAAATGATGCGGGCGTATTCTTCCTTTCCCAACTCCAGAAAATCGGGGCGAAGCAATTGAATGAACCCGCGGATCGAGGTTAGAGGATTGCGTATTTCATGCGCGATGGAAGCGGAAATTTTCCCGAGCATGGCCAGCTTATCGTTCTGGTAAGCCGTTTGCTCGATTAGCTTGTATTCGGAAACATCCTTGACGCTGATCAAATAATCTCCTTCAAGCTGATCTCCGTACGTAACCGTAATCAGATAGTGCCTTCCGTTGCTGTCCTGAAACTCGTAGTACCGCCTTCGCCTCAAAATCATTTCTCTATACAGCCGCAGAAACAGCTTTCGGGTCGATCTTCTCAGGTTGCGGTGAAGCAAAATTTCGCGGAGGGTGCATCCGACGAGCATTTTTCTCGGTATATCGAGAAACTTGGCCATCTGCAAATTAATAAAGGATAACATGCCGTCACTGTCAAACAGCGCGATTCCGCTATCCAAATGCTGAAGTACATTTTCGTATTTGTTCTTGACAATTTCAAACGAACGGTGAGTACGCGTGAGCAGTTCCCGCATTTCGTTATACTTCTGATCGGTTGTAATTTCGGGGCTAGAGCGGAACCTGTAGGCGACCATTAATTCAATCAAAAATAAAAAGGAGCGGTTATACAGTTTAAGCGCTTCTTCCGAATCCATGTTGAGCACAAGCGTCTGCATGCATTCCTCGTGAACGGCAATAACTTCTTCCGGCTGAACATGGCTTAGCATTTTCCCAAGCTCGGTAGCCTGATACAAGGATGCCTCGCTCCCGCTTCGAATATATTCGGCAAGCGCCGGGAAGTAGCGCTTACGAATGGCTTGCATAGCGGTCATTCCTCCCCCAATGCAAAATGCTGCATTTTCATGGATGTTGTTTCCATACCGTAAGGTAAGGGAATCCACTTTCGCAGCGAAAAGCACGTCCCTCGCTTCCGATTAACCGTTATATCCCATTCTTCAGACCATACGGCAATCCACTTCAGCTCCAGATCGAGAAAGCAGTTGTCTTC carries:
- a CDS encoding RNA polymerase sigma factor — translated: MTDEELLQGMARGDQACFEALIHRYHAPLSGYLQRQLKDTGRAEDMVQETFLKLIRQLQMGRIPGNVQAWLYRVAANQCRDYWKSAAYQTDKNRFGEPPERRDERPSVVELAERQETRKEIMESLDGLPLVQKEVVMLRFYQDLKLQDIADILQLPLGSVKTHLYKGLRTLKSRISAETADLGTTQGGEQNERAKRQ
- a CDS encoding ATP-binding cassette domain-containing protein, producing MLELKQVRWHRQGYGFTLAMPNLIFRSGITLLAGSNGSGKTSLLQLLATAAFPSEGMIRYGDMTTDRHLPAIRASIGFVPTGLELYEDMTCEKILRYLAELKGETSRIEHERLLETFHLNEFRKRKIKSLAHGVRQRIALAQAWIGSPSYIFLDEPLNAMDSLERLRFIRYLSAYARDRVVIVSTHELNEWDAWAGRILWLRNGRPGFHGTTEEWCRSLPLSIWEGAVTAADYESLPPASVLQVRPEGATLSVRIIAGEQPGPLFKRQPPTLEDAYFIRSRAV
- a CDS encoding aldolase catalytic domain-containing protein — protein: MSAKACHCKIVDCTIRDGGLVNNWDFSVEFVQHLYNSLNEAGVEYMEIGYKNSPKLLKGADSAGPWRFLNDDFLRTVIPNKGKTKLSALVDIGRVDENDILPRSESLLDLIRVACYIQDVDKALELVSLFHERGYETTLNIMALSNVMENQLIEAFELIRESVVDYVYIVDSYGSLKPTDMSYLIDKFKEHLPNKRLGVHTHNNMQLAFANTLVAVDKGVELLDSSVYGMGRAAGNCNTELLVAHLPNAKYNIRPVLDMIEKHMIPLREKEEWGYIIPYMITGMLDEHPRSAMALRDTPDKDKSVDFYDKLTTPEVVHSK
- a CDS encoding leucyl aminopeptidase; this encodes MSITFTYEELDTAGIGSDAVIRPISPEELNAPEAGPWLHPQLDEALKALHARGLFKAKAEQTEAIPTLGLYPALHAVYIGLSGKAVTADDLRLLGAAAARAIKRLKAEKVRFLLPTSLYAGALGCTTGQAAQALTEGLLLGLNERSKRSGKEAGEGETGRTVTFVFQEKPADTISALWAEGVSRGEIFASGVLLARELTNLPGNELTPEKLAGHAESLAAEYGLESEVLDEWDAAEQGIGALLAVGQGSANPPRMVVLHYKGAADNDQVWGLIGKGITFDTGGISLKTAAGMEEMISDMGGAAAVLGAMKIIGQLKPEVNVVAVIPTAENMPSDRSMKPGDVITAMDGTTIEVVNTDAEGRLVLADGLTTAIRRGATRLVDVATLTGACVVALGDVTTGAVTNDEVLLQSVQAAGRRAGERIWPLPSYPEYRKLLDSDAADLKNSGGRQGGAITGGLFIGAFAQEKPWVHLDIAGTAFLKKSRGWEPKGATGVMARTLAELLTAGE
- a CDS encoding ATP-binding protein produces the protein MQAIRKRYFPALAEYIRSGSEASLYQATELGKMLSHVQPEEVIAVHEECMQTLVLNMDSEEALKLYNRSFLFLIELMVAYRFRSSPEITTDQKYNEMRELLTRTHRSFEIVKNKYENVLQHLDSGIALFDSDGMLSFINLQMAKFLDIPRKMLVGCTLREILLHRNLRRSTRKLFLRLYREMILRRRRYYEFQDSNGRHYLITVTYGDQLEGDYLISVKDVSEYKLIEQTAYQNDKLAMLGKISASIAHEIRNPLTSIRGFIQLLRPDFLELGKEEYARIILTEIDRANDIIYEFLNSSKPTAPMKQSVSIMALLKEVILLSESEANLHGCQIQLETYDNDMLVAIDVKQVKQVVLNIFKNAMDAIEEIHGERRGRIDVVVRKETGFAEITVRDNGKGMDRGTMSRLFDPFFTTKQEGTGLGLSVSYRIIRNHGGSIRVNSRAGEGTAFNIYLPIAE